One window of Chloroflexus aggregans DSM 9485 genomic DNA carries:
- a CDS encoding response regulator transcription factor produces MTRILIIEDETEIASYLRRGLSLEGYHVDVAFDGLQGLEMASTGNYDLVVLDLMLPVIDGFEVARRIRAASNVPIIMLTARDAVRDRVAGLEAGADDYLVKPFAFEELLARIRAQLRRQQTYQHQEVLRFANLTLDTRSRELRVGDRRVELTAKEYDLLELFMRHPNQVLTRDVIYDRVWNYDFGGESNIIEVYVRYLRQKLEANGEPRLIHTVRSVGYILREDA; encoded by the coding sequence ATGACGCGCATACTCATTATTGAAGATGAAACTGAAATTGCTTCTTACCTACGGCGTGGTCTAAGCCTTGAAGGCTATCACGTTGATGTGGCGTTCGATGGGTTGCAAGGGTTGGAGATGGCCTCAACCGGCAATTACGATCTCGTCGTACTTGACTTAATGCTGCCGGTGATCGATGGCTTCGAGGTAGCGCGCCGTATCCGCGCCGCGTCAAATGTCCCGATCATTATGCTGACGGCCCGTGATGCTGTGCGTGATCGGGTGGCCGGCCTTGAAGCAGGTGCTGATGATTATCTGGTAAAACCGTTTGCGTTTGAAGAGTTATTGGCCCGCATCCGTGCCCAACTGCGCCGTCAACAGACGTATCAGCACCAAGAGGTGCTTCGGTTTGCGAATTTGACGCTTGATACCCGTTCACGTGAGTTGCGCGTGGGAGACCGTCGTGTTGAGCTAACGGCCAAAGAATACGACCTGCTTGAACTCTTTATGCGTCACCCCAATCAGGTGTTGACCCGTGACGTTATTTACGATCGGGTATGGAATTACGATTTTGGGGGAGAGAGCAATATCATCGAAGTGTATGTGCGCTATCTGCGCCAAAAGCTAGAAGCGAATGGCGAACCTCGGCTTATCCACACGGTGCGTAGTGTAGGCTATATTTTGCGGGAGGATGCGTAG
- a CDS encoding methylmalonyl-CoA mutase family protein codes for MAPETQETVQRTPLFDMFAPATYEEWRAAAEKTLKGAPFEKRLITKTYEQILLQPIYNAGDIADLPHINSLPGFAPFVRDTRILGPLVERWQVAQELPYPTTTEVRQALQADLPRGLTALNLPLDQATRLGIDPDSAAPTQVGMGGVSLATLDDARRLLTDLDLSRLSLAINTGAQAMPVATLLLIAAEEQGLNPSQLHGWLGADPLGALAADGSLPGSLDRCYDLLAEWTRWAIAYAPHVRTIVVSSHVYHNSGAHAVQELGCALATGVAYLRAMQERGLSVNEVAPRIQFTCSVGSQFFLEVARLRAARMLWARIVSAFDGDDTAQRMHLHVRTSAWTKTRYDVYNNMLRATGEAMAAVMGGAQSIHISHFDEAWGLPDEFSRRIARNLHIILQEECNFFRLIDPPGGSWAVEKLTDEIAAKAWEFFQAIERQGGMAAALQAGMPQAAIAATRAERFDAIAHRREVIVGVNMYPNLNEKLPEVRQIDHVQLHTARAVDLRHARETRADDVCQSALIELAQQRTMTAALAAGRAGATLGEMSCALVAADSAAPQVTPLPAHRAAEQFEALRATADAYTARTGRRPSVFLANMGPISQHKARADFATNFFAAGGFAVIGNDGFATVEEAAAAALAANAEIVTICSTDETYPDIVPALTHAIKSQRPETTVVLAGYPTDFIDMYRAAGIDEFIHLRANCYETLARLQRLKGVAD; via the coding sequence ATGGCTCCAGAGACGCAGGAGACGGTACAGCGCACTCCACTGTTCGACATGTTCGCTCCCGCGACGTATGAGGAGTGGCGAGCAGCAGCGGAGAAGACGCTGAAAGGTGCGCCTTTCGAGAAGCGTTTGATTACGAAGACCTACGAGCAGATTCTGCTGCAACCGATTTATAATGCCGGTGATATTGCCGATCTACCGCATATCAACTCATTGCCCGGTTTTGCCCCTTTTGTACGAGATACTCGCATTCTCGGGCCGTTGGTCGAACGCTGGCAGGTAGCGCAAGAACTGCCTTACCCAACGACAACTGAAGTTCGTCAAGCGCTCCAAGCCGATCTGCCGCGTGGGCTGACGGCGCTGAATCTGCCGCTTGATCAAGCGACCCGCCTTGGGATCGACCCCGATTCAGCCGCACCAACACAAGTCGGGATGGGGGGCGTATCGTTGGCAACGCTTGACGATGCCCGCCGCTTGCTCACCGATCTCGATCTCAGCCGGTTGTCGCTTGCGATCAACACCGGCGCACAAGCCATGCCGGTGGCAACCCTCTTGCTGATTGCCGCCGAGGAGCAGGGTCTCAATCCTTCCCAACTACACGGCTGGCTCGGTGCCGATCCTTTAGGGGCGTTGGCTGCCGATGGCTCGCTGCCGGGTTCATTGGATCGCTGCTACGATTTACTGGCCGAATGGACGAGATGGGCTATAGCATACGCCCCACACGTGCGAACTATCGTTGTTTCTTCTCATGTCTACCACAACAGTGGTGCGCACGCCGTCCAAGAACTGGGCTGCGCACTGGCAACCGGTGTAGCCTACCTCCGCGCAATGCAAGAGCGCGGCCTGAGTGTGAATGAAGTTGCTCCCCGTATCCAGTTTACCTGTTCGGTCGGGTCGCAATTCTTCCTCGAAGTGGCCCGGCTCCGCGCTGCCCGTATGTTGTGGGCACGCATTGTGTCGGCGTTCGACGGTGATGATACCGCCCAACGCATGCATCTCCACGTCCGCACCTCAGCGTGGACGAAGACGCGCTACGATGTCTATAACAATATGCTGCGCGCAACCGGTGAGGCGATGGCAGCAGTCATGGGTGGCGCGCAGAGTATTCATATCAGCCATTTTGATGAGGCGTGGGGCTTACCCGACGAGTTCTCGCGCCGGATCGCGCGTAATCTGCATATCATTCTGCAAGAGGAATGCAACTTTTTCCGTCTAATCGATCCGCCCGGCGGTTCGTGGGCCGTCGAGAAACTGACCGATGAGATAGCTGCGAAGGCATGGGAGTTCTTCCAGGCGATTGAGCGGCAAGGTGGTATGGCGGCGGCCTTGCAAGCTGGGATGCCGCAAGCAGCAATTGCCGCCACTCGCGCTGAGCGCTTCGATGCCATTGCTCATCGCCGCGAGGTCATCGTGGGCGTCAATATGTATCCCAATCTGAACGAGAAGCTCCCCGAGGTACGCCAGATCGATCACGTACAACTGCACACCGCCCGTGCCGTTGATCTGCGCCATGCTCGCGAAACACGCGCCGACGACGTCTGCCAGTCGGCCTTGATCGAACTCGCCCAGCAACGCACGATGACTGCGGCCCTGGCGGCTGGCCGTGCCGGTGCCACACTTGGCGAAATGAGCTGCGCGTTGGTTGCTGCCGATAGCGCTGCACCACAAGTAACACCGTTGCCTGCCCACCGCGCCGCTGAGCAGTTCGAGGCGCTGCGGGCTACAGCCGATGCGTACACCGCCCGCACCGGTCGCCGACCGAGTGTTTTCCTTGCCAATATGGGGCCGATTAGCCAACACAAAGCCCGTGCCGATTTCGCCACCAACTTTTTTGCTGCCGGTGGATTCGCCGTGATCGGTAACGACGGCTTCGCGACTGTCGAGGAAGCGGCCGCAGCAGCTCTTGCTGCCAATGCCGAGATCGTGACGATCTGTTCGACCGATGAAACGTACCCTGATATTGTTCCGGCCTTGACCCACGCCATCAAATCGCAACGACCTGAGACAACGGTCGTGCTGGCCGGATATCCGACCGATTTTATCGATATGTACCGCGCTGCCGGGATCGATGAGTTTATTCATCTGCGCGCCAACTGCTATGAAACATTGGCCCGGCTGCAACGCTTGAAAGGAGTAGCCGATTGA
- the scpA gene encoding methylmalonyl-CoA mutase: protein MKNPDFTTLPYRDEWPTPAPTEWQTRAEQAAGKPLHELVWRTMEQIDVRPLYTAADLAGLEHLGFTAGIPPYLRGPYPTMYVTQPWTIRQYAGFSTAEASNAFYRRNLAAGQKGLSVAFDLATHRGYDSDHPRVVGDVGKAGVAIDSVLDMKILFDGIPLDQMSVSMTMNGAVIPIMAFYIVAAEEQGVRPEQLTGTIQNDILKEYMVRNTYIYPPEPSMRIIADIFAYTARHMPKFNSISISGYHMQEAGASADLELGYTLADGLEYVRAGLKAGLNIDSFAPRLSFFWAIGMNYFMEIAKMRAARILWAKIIKQFNPQDPRSLALRTHCQTSGWSLTEQDPFNNVARTCIEAMAAALGHTQSLHTNSLDEAIALPTDFSARIARNTQLYLQEETGICKIVDPWGGSYYLEWLTDALARRAWAHIQEVEELGGMAKAIEAGLPKLRIEEAAARRQAHIDSGRETIVGVNKYRLEYEEPIEILEVDNTAVRQKQIERLQKLRAERDETRVQAALNELTRVAATGEGNLLEAAIEAARARATLGEISMAMEKVFGRFKAEIRSISGVYSSEYSDSEQIQHVRALADAFAAIEGRRPRILVAKVGQDGHDRGAKVVATAFADLGFDVDIGSLFQTPEEVARQAVENDVHVVGISSLAGGHKTLLPQVVEELRKLGREDIIVVIGGIIPPQDYEFLRAHGAALIFGPGTILPVAAEKLLRELQQRLHGDSIAAPAS, encoded by the coding sequence TTGAAAAACCCTGATTTCACGACGCTGCCATACCGCGATGAATGGCCTACCCCCGCACCGACCGAGTGGCAAACTCGTGCCGAGCAGGCTGCCGGTAAGCCATTGCACGAACTCGTATGGCGCACGATGGAACAGATTGATGTGCGCCCTCTCTACACAGCCGCCGATTTGGCCGGACTCGAACACCTCGGCTTTACTGCCGGTATCCCGCCTTACCTGCGCGGCCCCTATCCAACAATGTATGTGACCCAACCGTGGACGATCCGCCAGTATGCCGGTTTTTCCACGGCGGAAGCCAGTAATGCCTTCTACCGACGTAATCTCGCTGCCGGACAGAAGGGACTATCGGTGGCTTTCGATCTGGCCACCCACCGCGGCTACGACTCTGACCATCCACGTGTCGTGGGCGATGTTGGCAAGGCCGGTGTTGCCATCGACTCGGTACTCGACATGAAAATTCTGTTCGACGGGATACCGCTCGATCAGATGTCGGTCTCGATGACGATGAACGGGGCGGTCATTCCGATCATGGCCTTCTACATCGTCGCTGCCGAAGAGCAGGGGGTACGCCCTGAACAGCTTACCGGCACCATCCAGAACGACATCTTGAAAGAGTACATGGTGCGCAACACCTATATCTACCCGCCTGAGCCGTCAATGCGCATCATCGCCGATATTTTCGCGTACACGGCCAGGCACATGCCTAAGTTCAACAGTATTAGTATTTCGGGCTACCATATGCAAGAAGCCGGTGCAAGCGCCGATCTTGAGCTAGGCTATACACTGGCCGATGGATTGGAGTACGTGCGGGCCGGGCTGAAGGCCGGGCTGAATATCGATTCGTTCGCCCCGCGCCTTTCATTCTTCTGGGCGATCGGGATGAACTACTTTATGGAGATCGCCAAAATGCGCGCCGCCCGCATCCTTTGGGCCAAGATTATCAAGCAATTCAACCCACAAGACCCACGCTCGCTGGCCTTGCGTACCCACTGCCAGACCTCGGGCTGGAGCTTAACCGAACAAGACCCGTTCAACAATGTCGCCCGCACATGCATCGAGGCAATGGCTGCCGCGCTTGGCCATACCCAGTCGTTGCATACCAATTCGCTCGATGAAGCCATTGCCCTGCCAACCGACTTCTCGGCCCGGATTGCCCGCAATACCCAGTTGTACCTCCAAGAAGAGACCGGCATCTGCAAGATCGTCGATCCGTGGGGCGGGTCGTACTATCTTGAGTGGTTGACCGACGCACTTGCCCGTCGAGCATGGGCACATATCCAAGAAGTGGAAGAACTGGGTGGTATGGCTAAAGCGATAGAGGCCGGCCTACCCAAACTGCGTATCGAAGAGGCAGCCGCACGCCGGCAAGCACATATCGATTCGGGCCGCGAGACGATTGTCGGCGTCAATAAGTATCGTCTCGAATACGAAGAGCCGATAGAGATTCTCGAAGTCGATAACACAGCAGTTCGCCAAAAGCAGATCGAGCGGTTACAGAAGTTGCGGGCTGAGCGCGATGAGACGCGCGTACAAGCAGCACTTAACGAACTGACCCGTGTCGCCGCTACCGGCGAAGGTAACCTGCTGGAAGCAGCCATCGAAGCGGCACGCGCGCGGGCCACCCTCGGCGAGATTTCAATGGCAATGGAAAAGGTGTTCGGACGCTTCAAAGCCGAAATCCGCTCGATCTCCGGTGTATATAGTAGTGAATACAGCGACAGTGAGCAGATCCAGCACGTGCGCGCGTTAGCCGATGCGTTCGCCGCAATCGAAGGCCGGCGACCACGTATCCTCGTCGCGAAGGTTGGTCAGGACGGACATGACCGGGGTGCGAAAGTCGTAGCGACGGCATTCGCCGACCTTGGCTTCGATGTTGACATTGGTTCACTCTTCCAGACGCCCGAAGAGGTGGCCCGGCAAGCCGTGGAAAACGATGTCCATGTGGTGGGGATCAGTTCACTGGCCGGCGGTCACAAGACCCTCTTGCCGCAAGTTGTGGAAGAGTTGCGTAAACTAGGCCGCGAGGATATTATTGTGGTCATCGGTGGGATTATTCCACCACAAGACTACGAGTTTCTGCGTGCGCATGGCGCAGCCCTGATTTTCGGCCCCGGTACCATTTTGCCGGTGGCTGCCGAAAAGTTGCTTCGCGAGTTGCAACAGCGTTTGCACGGCGATAGTATAGCTGCACCGGCGTCGTAG
- the meaB gene encoding methylmalonyl Co-A mutase-associated GTPase MeaB translates to MTNNQPTAEEMPFALSVLAGIASRHDGLPGNAPASATTPTGPRRRQLSVEDYVNGVRNGDRAILARAITLIESNAPAHITQAQEVLRHLLPYTGGSLRVGITGVPGVGKSTFIEALGTMLCDQGHRVAVLAIDPSSSISRGSILGDKTRMERLARHPNAYIRPSPSGGSLGGVARKTRETLLLCEAAGFDIVLVETVGVGQSETAVRGMVDFFLLLMLAGAGDELQGIKKGVIELADALVVTKADGDNKPRAIAAQAEYRHALRYLTPATPGWKPPVRTCSAVTGEGIAAIWQEIERFRAEMTANGTFAARRREQARDWLYHLIDEQLRSLFFAHPVVRERLPTIEQAVVEGSLPVVSAVQELIAAIGRANQ, encoded by the coding sequence ATGACCAACAACCAGCCAACTGCCGAAGAGATGCCATTTGCCTTATCGGTGCTGGCGGGGATCGCCAGCCGCCACGACGGTCTGCCCGGGAACGCACCGGCATCTGCCACCACGCCAACCGGCCCACGTCGCCGCCAGTTGTCCGTGGAAGATTATGTCAATGGTGTGCGTAATGGCGACCGTGCGATCCTGGCTCGCGCCATCACGCTCATCGAGAGCAATGCTCCCGCTCACATTACCCAAGCGCAAGAGGTGTTACGCCATCTCCTGCCCTATACCGGTGGCTCCCTACGGGTGGGCATCACCGGCGTGCCCGGTGTTGGCAAGAGCACGTTCATCGAGGCACTCGGCACAATGCTCTGCGATCAAGGACACCGGGTCGCGGTATTAGCTATTGATCCATCGAGCAGTATCTCGCGGGGAAGTATTCTCGGCGACAAAACGCGCATGGAGCGGCTCGCGCGCCATCCCAACGCCTACATCCGACCCTCGCCATCGGGAGGGAGTTTGGGAGGGGTGGCCCGTAAAACCCGTGAAACGCTGCTCCTCTGTGAAGCCGCCGGCTTCGACATTGTGCTGGTCGAGACGGTCGGTGTCGGTCAGAGCGAGACGGCGGTGCGTGGCATGGTTGATTTCTTCCTGCTGTTAATGCTGGCCGGCGCCGGCGATGAGTTACAGGGGATCAAGAAGGGTGTGATCGAGTTAGCCGACGCGCTTGTCGTCACCAAAGCCGACGGCGACAACAAACCGCGCGCAATAGCAGCACAAGCCGAATACCGTCACGCTCTGCGTTACCTCACTCCGGCCACACCGGGTTGGAAACCGCCGGTACGTACCTGTTCGGCGGTAACCGGTGAAGGTATTGCCGCGATTTGGCAAGAGATCGAGCGTTTTCGCGCCGAAATGACGGCAAACGGTACATTCGCCGCTCGTCGCCGTGAACAGGCGCGTGACTGGCTCTATCATCTGATCGATGAGCAATTACGGAGTCTCTTCTTTGCCCATCCGGTGGTACGCGAACGGTTGCCCACCATTGAACAGGCAGTCGTGGAGGGAAGTTTGCCGGTGGTAAGTGCGGTCCAAGAGTTGATTGCAGCCATCGGACGAGCAAACCAGTAG
- a CDS encoding acyl-CoA thioesterase codes for MEANGGTQQTEQFRTLQMTVLMTPDMANFAGNVHGGHILKLLDQVAYACASRYSGRYVVTVSVDQVIFRARIHVGELVTFLASINYTGTTSMEVGIRVVAENITARTQRHVMTCYFTMVAVDEEFRPCPVPPVRIETAEQRRRWMAARLRRELRREIEQRSLEIRQHPEDFLNELDSEPH; via the coding sequence ATGGAAGCTAACGGCGGAACTCAACAAACCGAGCAGTTTCGTACTCTGCAAATGACGGTCTTGATGACCCCTGATATGGCGAACTTCGCCGGTAATGTTCACGGTGGTCATATTTTGAAACTGCTCGATCAAGTTGCCTATGCTTGTGCATCGCGCTATTCGGGGCGTTATGTTGTTACCGTCTCGGTCGACCAGGTCATCTTCCGGGCTCGTATTCACGTGGGCGAGTTGGTGACGTTTCTGGCATCGATCAACTATACCGGTACGACCTCGATGGAGGTTGGCATTCGAGTAGTGGCCGAAAATATTACGGCGCGCACGCAGCGGCATGTCATGACCTGCTATTTTACGATGGTTGCTGTGGATGAAGAGTTTCGTCCGTGCCCTGTACCACCGGTGCGGATCGAGACGGCCGAGCAGCGTCGGCGGTGGATGGCAGCGCGTTTGCGCCGCGAATTACGCCGTGAGATCGAGCAGCGGAGTCTTGAGATTCGTCAGCATCCCGAAGATTTTTTGAACGAGCTGGATAGTGAGCCGCATTAG
- the topA gene encoding type I DNA topoisomerase, producing MGEKVVIVESPAKARTIQKYLGKGYKVTSSMGHVRDLPKNGLAIDIEHDFAPSYEIVKPKVVSELNQAVRNADAIYLATDPDREGEAIAWHITQAVKTPKKTPIYRVVFQEITRNAVQQALQQPRQINQNLVDAQQARRVLDRLVGYQLSPLLWDKVKRGLSAGRVQSVAVRLIVEREREIENFKPQEYWTIEADLLKEAGIAPRDLFRATLIERDGKKLEKFSIERREQAEAIVADLQGAAYTVLKVTRRDKRRSPPPPFTTSTLQQEAARKLGFSAKKTMMLAQRLYEGVDIGGEEGMVGLITYMRTDSVQVAAEAQAEAREVIDRRFGREYLPDQPPVYKIKAKGAQEAHEAIRPTSSARTPEQLSERLERDLWRLYDLIWKRFIASQMAPAIFDSTTVDIAAQPSVAGAPPYLFRATGSVLKFPGFLAVYNVSLDEGEEDEDSERRLPPLVEGENLQLVELLPVQHFTEPPPRYTEASLVKELERLGIGRPSTYATILSTIQEREYVEMVDKKLIPTMLGRIVTDLLVEHFGNIVDYDFTSSLEQQLDDIAEGSKQWVPVLREFYGPFRSTLETAQRQMRNVKREEIITDLDCPKCGKGKLVIKFGRNGEFLACSRYNREGEGDSCDFTGDFHRDENGNIVLDQASAPETSDVLCNVCGRPMVIKKSRFGPFLGCSGYPECTNTRRIGRDGKPVPLPEPTGVTCPKCGEGELLRRRGKFGRPFYGCSRYPKCDYITNSLDEAQAGVAVEAAPALPPTVEKPAAPARKSSGKTRKSA from the coding sequence ATGGGTGAAAAAGTTGTGATTGTTGAGTCGCCGGCCAAAGCGCGGACGATTCAGAAATATCTGGGTAAAGGCTATAAAGTGACCTCAAGTATGGGTCACGTGCGCGATTTGCCGAAAAATGGGCTGGCGATCGATATCGAGCACGATTTTGCTCCTTCTTATGAAATTGTGAAGCCCAAGGTAGTGAGTGAGCTGAACCAGGCTGTGCGCAATGCTGACGCGATCTATTTGGCAACTGACCCCGACCGTGAGGGCGAGGCGATTGCGTGGCATATTACCCAAGCGGTGAAGACGCCGAAAAAGACGCCGATCTATCGCGTCGTTTTTCAAGAGATTACGCGCAATGCCGTTCAGCAGGCGTTGCAGCAGCCACGTCAGATCAACCAAAATCTGGTTGACGCGCAACAAGCACGGCGCGTGCTCGACCGTTTGGTCGGTTACCAGCTTAGTCCATTGTTGTGGGATAAGGTCAAGCGCGGGCTGAGCGCCGGACGGGTGCAATCGGTGGCGGTGCGGCTGATCGTCGAGCGTGAGCGTGAAATTGAGAACTTTAAGCCGCAAGAGTATTGGACAATCGAGGCTGATCTGCTGAAAGAGGCCGGTATCGCGCCGCGTGATCTGTTTCGGGCGACGCTCATCGAGCGCGACGGTAAGAAGCTTGAGAAATTCTCGATTGAACGCCGTGAGCAAGCTGAGGCGATTGTCGCCGATCTACAAGGTGCGGCGTATACCGTCCTTAAAGTGACCCGTCGCGATAAGCGGCGATCACCACCACCACCGTTTACCACCAGCACCTTACAACAAGAGGCTGCCCGTAAGTTGGGTTTCAGCGCGAAGAAGACGATGATGCTGGCTCAGCGTCTCTACGAAGGTGTTGATATTGGTGGTGAGGAGGGGATGGTCGGTCTCATCACCTATATGCGTACCGATAGTGTGCAGGTGGCGGCAGAAGCCCAAGCTGAGGCGCGTGAGGTGATCGATCGGCGGTTTGGGCGTGAGTATCTGCCCGACCAGCCGCCGGTCTACAAGATCAAGGCGAAAGGCGCGCAAGAGGCTCACGAGGCAATCCGGCCTACCAGCAGTGCCCGTACTCCTGAGCAGTTGAGCGAACGGCTGGAGCGCGATCTGTGGCGGCTCTACGATCTGATTTGGAAGCGATTTATCGCTTCGCAGATGGCTCCGGCCATTTTCGACAGCACCACCGTTGATATTGCTGCCCAACCGAGTGTGGCCGGTGCGCCACCCTACTTGTTCCGTGCTACCGGCTCGGTGCTCAAGTTCCCCGGCTTCCTTGCCGTTTACAACGTGAGCCTTGATGAGGGCGAGGAAGATGAAGACAGTGAGCGTCGCTTGCCGCCACTGGTCGAGGGCGAAAACCTCCAGTTAGTTGAGCTGTTGCCGGTGCAGCACTTCACCGAACCGCCGCCGCGCTACACCGAGGCCAGTCTGGTGAAAGAACTCGAACGTCTTGGGATTGGGCGTCCGAGTACCTACGCAACGATTCTTTCGACCATCCAGGAACGCGAGTACGTCGAGATGGTCGATAAGAAACTGATTCCGACGATGCTTGGCCGGATTGTGACCGACTTGTTGGTTGAGCATTTCGGCAACATCGTCGATTACGACTTTACGTCGTCGCTTGAACAGCAGCTTGACGATATTGCCGAAGGCTCGAAGCAGTGGGTGCCGGTGCTGCGCGAATTCTATGGCCCCTTCCGCTCGACGCTGGAAACAGCTCAACGCCAGATGCGCAATGTCAAGCGCGAAGAGATTATCACCGATCTCGATTGCCCGAAGTGCGGCAAAGGGAAGCTGGTGATCAAGTTTGGCCGCAACGGCGAGTTTCTGGCCTGTTCGCGCTACAACCGGGAAGGCGAGGGTGATTCGTGCGATTTCACCGGCGATTTTCACCGCGATGAAAATGGCAATATTGTGCTCGATCAGGCCAGCGCGCCAGAGACGAGCGATGTCTTGTGTAATGTCTGTGGGCGGCCAATGGTGATCAAGAAGAGCCGTTTCGGCCCCTTCCTCGGCTGTTCGGGATACCCTGAATGCACCAACACCCGCCGGATTGGCCGCGACGGCAAGCCGGTTCCACTCCCCGAACCAACCGGCGTTACCTGCCCGAAGTGCGGTGAAGGGGAGTTACTACGTCGACGCGGCAAGTTTGGCCGTCCGTTCTACGGCTGCTCGCGCTACCCCAAGTGCGACTACATCACCAACTCGCTTGACGAAGCGCAGGCAGGAGTGGCGGTCGAAGCTGCGCCAGCGCTGCCTCCTACCGTTGAGAAACCGGCGGCACCAGCCCGCAAATCTAGTGGCAAGACCCGCAAATCGGCGTAA
- a CDS encoding class I SAM-dependent methyltransferase, translating to MVSDYHNAVRAFYRQTDWMFRVLGMLRGSQAMHAGLWQQARSHRAALQAIDETLLAAAQLRPGECLLDAGCGAGASANRIAEHHDGPVIGLTIVPEQAKRARRGGRARFICADYAAIPLPSASCDVVWMLESICHAPDKPALLAEIARVLRPGGRLVIADRFASRSDLNPVERAALRGWLRPWAMPDLVTVDELMTLANVVGLRVQRCDDLTISAGPSLRFLGHFARLTLPAALVLHMLRLQSDLQIAAMRGCIAQTQTLNAGLWRYYLLLFTRSESRIS from the coding sequence ATGGTGAGCGATTACCATAATGCGGTACGCGCATTTTATCGTCAGACCGATTGGATGTTTCGCGTGTTGGGGATGCTGCGCGGTTCGCAGGCAATGCACGCCGGGCTATGGCAACAGGCACGTAGCCACCGCGCAGCGTTGCAGGCCATCGACGAGACGTTGCTCGCTGCGGCTCAATTACGACCGGGTGAATGCCTTCTTGATGCCGGATGTGGCGCCGGAGCAAGTGCTAATCGGATCGCCGAACACCACGATGGGCCGGTGATCGGCCTTACGATAGTTCCAGAACAGGCAAAACGCGCGCGACGTGGTGGGCGTGCCAGGTTTATCTGTGCCGATTACGCTGCTATACCACTCCCTTCTGCCTCGTGTGATGTGGTCTGGATGCTGGAAAGTATTTGTCATGCCCCCGATAAACCGGCCTTGTTGGCCGAAATTGCTCGGGTGCTGCGCCCCGGAGGTCGTTTGGTGATCGCGGATCGGTTTGCCTCCCGGTCCGATCTGAATCCGGTCGAACGCGCGGCGCTACGGGGTTGGTTACGGCCATGGGCAATGCCCGATCTCGTTACGGTCGATGAGCTGATGACTCTGGCCAACGTTGTCGGGTTGCGTGTGCAGCGCTGTGATGATTTGACCATCAGCGCCGGTCCCTCTCTTCGCTTCCTCGGCCATTTTGCCCGGTTAACGCTACCGGCAGCGCTGGTACTCCATATGCTTCGGTTGCAATCCGATCTCCAGATTGCGGCGATGCGCGGCTGTATCGCCCAAACGCAAACCCTCAATGCCGGACTCTGGCGTTACTATCTGCTCCTATTCACGCGATCCGAAAGCCGTATCTCCTAA